One Nitrospirota bacterium DNA segment encodes these proteins:
- the pnp gene encoding polyribonucleotide nucleotidyltransferase codes for MIHTVELDVAGRRLRLETGRVAKQAGGAVWASYADTVVLATAVASQTVKPGIDFLPLTVDYQEKAYAAGKIPGGYFKREGRPSEKEVLTSRLIDRPLRPLFPDGYYFETQVIASVLSADKTGSSDVIGITAASAALAVSDIPFNGPVAGVKIGRVDGRFVINPELDALERSDLHLVVAGTADAVMMVEGGANELPEAVMIEAIELAHEEIRKIVAKIVELQALAGKPKRPVVNEQIDPALAEAVRALVAGPIRDAILIPNKTARQERLDQILGEAIDKLKSDDPNRERHVKLVFRSLEYSEVRNMILEKGVRADGRGPADIRPITCEVGVLPRTHGSALFTRGETQSLAVVTLGTTEDEQRVDALEGEYSRTFMLHYNFPPFSVGEARPLRSPGRREVGHGALAERALKPVIPSKETFPYTLRIVSDILESNGSSSMATVCGGTMALMDAGVPIKEPVAGIAMGLIKEGDRVMVLSDILGLEDHLGDMDFKVTGTKHGVTALQMDIKIAGITPALMRQALDQARVGRLHILVRMLEALSGPRANLSPFAPRIFTMKVKQDKIREVIGPGGKTIRSIIAECGVKINVEDSGVISIAAVDEASAKKAMDMINKLTEEVEVGKIYLGTVRKIMDFGAFVEVLPGTDGLVHISQLAHHRVKSVSDEVSEGDQILVKVLEIDKQGKIRLSRKEAMPAPSASAAKEPAAG; via the coding sequence ATGATACACACAGTGGAGCTAGATGTCGCAGGCCGCAGGCTGAGGCTCGAAACGGGACGCGTGGCGAAGCAAGCCGGCGGCGCCGTGTGGGCGTCCTACGCCGACACGGTCGTACTGGCCACGGCCGTGGCGTCGCAGACCGTGAAGCCGGGGATCGATTTTCTTCCGTTGACCGTTGATTATCAGGAGAAAGCCTACGCGGCCGGCAAGATTCCCGGCGGCTATTTCAAGCGGGAGGGGCGTCCCTCGGAAAAAGAGGTCCTGACCAGTCGGTTGATCGATCGGCCCCTACGGCCGTTGTTTCCGGACGGCTATTACTTCGAGACGCAAGTCATCGCCTCCGTGCTCTCGGCCGACAAGACGGGTTCGTCGGACGTGATCGGGATCACCGCGGCGTCGGCGGCGCTGGCGGTCTCCGATATCCCGTTCAACGGACCGGTAGCCGGGGTCAAGATCGGGCGTGTGGACGGGCGATTCGTCATCAATCCCGAGCTGGATGCGCTCGAGCGGAGCGACCTGCACCTGGTGGTCGCCGGAACCGCGGACGCGGTCATGATGGTGGAAGGAGGAGCCAACGAGCTGCCCGAAGCCGTCATGATCGAAGCGATCGAGCTGGCGCACGAGGAGATCCGAAAAATCGTGGCCAAGATCGTCGAACTCCAGGCGCTGGCCGGCAAACCCAAACGACCGGTGGTGAACGAGCAGATCGATCCGGCTTTGGCGGAAGCCGTGCGGGCGCTTGTGGCGGGCCCCATTCGCGACGCGATCCTGATTCCGAACAAAACCGCACGGCAGGAACGGCTGGATCAAATCCTCGGCGAAGCCATCGACAAGCTCAAGAGCGACGACCCGAATCGCGAGCGGCATGTCAAGCTGGTCTTTCGCTCCCTGGAATACAGCGAAGTGCGCAATATGATTTTGGAAAAGGGCGTGCGGGCCGATGGCCGAGGGCCGGCCGATATCCGGCCGATCACCTGCGAAGTCGGCGTCTTGCCCCGCACCCATGGGTCGGCGCTGTTCACGCGAGGAGAAACCCAGAGCCTCGCGGTCGTCACGTTGGGAACGACCGAGGACGAGCAGCGGGTGGACGCGCTGGAAGGCGAATACTCTCGGACCTTCATGCTCCATTACAATTTCCCGCCTTTCAGTGTCGGCGAGGCGAGGCCGCTTCGTTCTCCCGGACGTCGGGAAGTCGGGCACGGCGCACTGGCGGAGCGGGCCCTCAAACCCGTCATTCCCTCCAAGGAGACGTTCCCCTACACGCTCCGGATCGTGTCTGACATCCTCGAATCGAACGGATCGTCGTCGATGGCGACCGTCTGCGGCGGCACGATGGCCCTGATGGACGCGGGTGTGCCGATCAAGGAGCCGGTCGCAGGGATCGCCATGGGGCTCATTAAAGAGGGAGACCGGGTGATGGTGCTCTCGGACATCCTGGGCCTGGAAGACCATCTGGGGGACATGGACTTCAAGGTCACGGGGACCAAGCACGGTGTGACGGCCTTGCAAATGGACATCAAGATCGCCGGCATCACGCCGGCGTTGATGAGGCAGGCGCTGGATCAGGCCCGGGTAGGACGATTGCATATCCTCGTGCGGATGCTCGAAGCGCTCAGCGGGCCTCGAGCGAATTTGTCGCCCTTCGCGCCTCGCATTTTCACCATGAAGGTGAAACAGGACAAGATTCGCGAAGTCATCGGCCCGGGAGGTAAGACCATCCGCAGCATCATCGCCGAGTGCGGCGTCAAGATCAATGTGGAGGACAGCGGCGTCATCTCGATCGCCGCCGTGGACGAGGCGTCGGCCAAAAAAGCGATGGACATGATCAACAAGCTGACGGAAGAGGTCGAGGTCGGAAAGATCTACTTGGGGACGGTGCGCAAGATCATGGATTTCGGGGCATTCGTCGAAGTCCTGCCCGGAACTGACGGGTTGGTGCACATTTCGCAACTCGCCCATCATCGCGTGAAGTCCGTCTCCGACGAAGTGTCCGAGGGCGATCAGATTCTGGTCAAGGTCCTCGAAATCGACAAGCAGGGCAAGATTCGGTTGAGCCGCAAGGAAGCGATGCCCGCGCCCTCGGCATCCGCCGCGAAAGAGCCTGCCGCAGGATAA
- the rbfA gene encoding 30S ribosome-binding factor RbfA, translating into MKTAYKRADRVADQIRMEVADILMRRTKDPRLRSVTVTDVLLSNDLRLARVYVTTIVGEEGEREVFAGLTRANGFIRTELGRRLAIRHTPELIFVKDVSGPRGDRVLRLLDSLNAESAPSESGPATRDCDPSDAS; encoded by the coding sequence ATGAAGACCGCGTACAAGCGTGCCGATCGGGTGGCCGATCAAATCCGCATGGAGGTAGCCGACATCCTGATGCGCAGGACGAAAGACCCTCGCCTGCGCTCCGTCACGGTGACGGATGTGCTGCTCAGCAATGACCTGCGCCTGGCCCGCGTCTACGTGACCACGATTGTGGGAGAGGAAGGAGAGCGGGAGGTCTTCGCCGGACTGACCAGAGCCAACGGGTTCATTCGGACCGAGTTGGGACGGCGGCTGGCGATCCGCCATACCCCGGAACTGATTTTCGTGAAGGATGTCAGCGGCCCGCGGGGGGATCGGGTGCTGCGCTTGCTTGACAGTCTCAACGCCGAGTCGGCGCCGTCCGAGTCGGGTCCTGCGACTCGAGACTGTGATCCTTCGGACGCTTCATAG
- the infB gene encoding translation initiation factor IF-2, which produces MRVYELAKKLGMENRELIPELKRMGITVASHSSALDDETAQRVIEKLTPKGKTSVKSGAKTAEAGDQAESRTERRGGRSHREEASAALQTSARETLRDSGRPASARLQPSVVEEPPKPDKRRILIKRKKTEEAAAETVSGAPSEISAKPGPPLQDAARAVGPSLTPEATAPPQVESQIESAQPPTRTLDHAPVGPQPELRETKPAQPAPASAVEPLLPVGKKKSFSIETLEPEGVGLKDKLKKVRKPGRAREEEDVRFRDDAARWEDLRAIPVHRREDRSRHVQPSSVAEITKPRKKSVKLTAGLTVKEFAELIGQRPADIVRKLMEMGQMLTFNQPINLDAAVLIAEEFGVKAEVSTEKAVEELLEEAAEGIGDERLEPRPPVVTIMGHVDHGKTSLLDAIRQTRVTEQEAGGITQHIGAYTVRVNGRQVTFLDTPGHEAFTAMRARGAKVTDIVVLVVAADDGVMPQTVEAIHHAKAAGVPLIVAINKIDKPGANPDRVKHALSEHNLIPEAWGGDTIMVEVSAKQKVGLDTLLEMILLQAEVLELKADPYRPAKGTVIEAKLDRGRGPVATVLVQSGTLRVGDAFVVGTFSGRVRALITDTGSKVPEAGPSTPVEVIGLPGVPSAGDAFQVVKDERVAREIAEARALKQRAADLAGPAKVTLDDLYAKIKEGDVKELPLVIKADVQGSAEALAAAVEKLPAGAVKLRVIHSGVGGITETDVLLASASRAIIIGFNVRPETKAAALAEQEGVDIRLYSIIYDAIADIKAAMEGLLEPTLKERVLGRAEVRQLFTIPKVGVIAGCYVVDGTITRASAGVRVVRDHVTVYEGKLGSLRRFKDDVREVQQGYECGISIENFNDLKTGDIIEAYTLDKVAAKL; this is translated from the coding sequence ATGCGAGTGTATGAGTTGGCCAAGAAGTTGGGCATGGAGAACCGAGAGCTCATTCCCGAGTTGAAGCGGATGGGTATTACGGTCGCCTCCCACAGCAGCGCCCTCGACGACGAGACGGCGCAGCGCGTCATTGAAAAATTGACGCCGAAAGGCAAGACCTCGGTCAAAAGCGGCGCCAAGACCGCGGAGGCAGGCGATCAGGCGGAGTCTCGGACGGAAAGAAGGGGAGGCCGTTCTCACAGGGAAGAGGCGAGCGCGGCGCTCCAGACTTCGGCGAGGGAGACGTTGCGCGATTCAGGCAGACCTGCATCTGCGCGACTGCAGCCTTCGGTCGTCGAGGAGCCCCCTAAGCCCGACAAGCGACGTATTCTGATCAAACGAAAAAAGACCGAAGAAGCGGCTGCGGAGACGGTCTCGGGTGCACCGTCGGAAATTTCCGCCAAACCTGGCCCGCCCCTGCAGGACGCGGCCCGAGCGGTCGGCCCTTCGCTGACGCCCGAGGCGACCGCGCCGCCGCAGGTCGAATCCCAGATCGAGAGCGCGCAGCCTCCAACGCGGACGCTGGATCATGCGCCCGTCGGTCCTCAGCCCGAGTTGCGCGAAACCAAACCGGCTCAGCCGGCGCCGGCCTCCGCTGTGGAACCGCTCCTCCCTGTGGGGAAGAAAAAGAGTTTCTCGATCGAGACGCTCGAGCCCGAAGGAGTCGGGCTGAAGGACAAGCTCAAGAAAGTCCGCAAGCCCGGTCGGGCCCGCGAAGAAGAGGACGTCAGGTTTCGGGACGATGCGGCCCGCTGGGAGGACCTGCGGGCGATCCCCGTGCACAGGAGGGAAGACCGCTCTCGCCATGTCCAGCCGAGCTCCGTCGCCGAGATCACCAAGCCCCGCAAGAAGAGCGTCAAGCTGACCGCCGGTCTGACGGTGAAAGAGTTTGCGGAACTGATCGGACAGCGCCCGGCCGATATCGTCCGCAAGTTGATGGAGATGGGACAAATGCTGACTTTCAATCAACCCATCAACCTGGACGCCGCCGTGCTGATCGCCGAGGAATTCGGCGTCAAGGCCGAAGTCTCGACGGAAAAAGCGGTCGAGGAACTGCTGGAAGAAGCGGCCGAAGGGATCGGCGACGAACGGTTGGAGCCGCGGCCTCCCGTCGTCACGATCATGGGACACGTTGATCATGGCAAGACCTCGCTGCTGGACGCGATCCGTCAGACCAGAGTGACGGAGCAGGAAGCCGGCGGCATCACGCAGCATATCGGGGCCTACACGGTCCGCGTAAACGGCAGGCAAGTGACCTTCCTGGACACGCCGGGCCACGAGGCCTTCACCGCCATGCGCGCGCGAGGGGCGAAGGTCACCGATATCGTCGTGCTCGTCGTGGCGGCCGACGACGGCGTGATGCCGCAAACCGTCGAAGCCATCCACCACGCAAAGGCGGCCGGGGTGCCGCTCATCGTCGCGATCAACAAGATCGACAAGCCCGGCGCAAACCCGGATCGAGTCAAGCACGCGCTGTCTGAGCACAACCTGATTCCCGAAGCCTGGGGCGGCGACACCATCATGGTCGAGGTCTCGGCCAAGCAGAAAGTCGGATTGGATACGTTGCTGGAGATGATTCTGCTCCAGGCCGAGGTGCTGGAGCTCAAAGCTGATCCATACCGTCCTGCCAAAGGAACCGTGATCGAGGCCAAATTGGACCGCGGCCGCGGACCGGTGGCGACGGTGCTGGTTCAAAGCGGCACGCTGCGCGTGGGCGATGCGTTCGTGGTTGGAACGTTCAGCGGCCGTGTCCGGGCGTTGATCACGGACACGGGCAGCAAGGTGCCGGAAGCCGGGCCCTCGACGCCGGTCGAGGTCATCGGTCTGCCCGGCGTCCCCTCGGCCGGCGACGCCTTTCAAGTCGTCAAAGATGAGCGCGTGGCCCGGGAGATTGCCGAGGCCCGGGCGCTCAAGCAGCGGGCTGCAGACTTGGCGGGACCCGCGAAAGTCACCCTCGATGATCTGTACGCCAAGATCAAGGAGGGAGATGTCAAAGAACTGCCTCTCGTGATCAAGGCCGACGTGCAGGGTTCCGCGGAAGCGTTGGCGGCTGCGGTGGAGAAACTCCCGGCCGGCGCCGTCAAGCTGCGCGTCATCCACAGCGGGGTCGGCGGCATTACGGAAACCGACGTGCTCCTGGCGTCCGCATCGCGGGCGATCATCATCGGTTTCAACGTGCGCCCTGAAACCAAGGCCGCGGCGTTGGCCGAGCAGGAAGGCGTCGACATTCGCCTCTACAGCATCATCTACGACGCCATTGCGGACATCAAGGCCGCGATGGAAGGATTGCTCGAGCCCACGTTGAAGGAACGCGTGCTGGGGCGGGCCGAAGTGCGTCAGCTCTTCACGATCCCCAAGGTCGGCGTCATCGCCGGCTGCTATGTCGTCGATGGAACGATCACCCGGGCGAGCGCAGGCGTCCGGGTCGTGAGAGACCACGTGACCGTGTACGAGGGCAAACTGGGCTCGCTGCGTCGGTTCAAGGACGATGTGCGGGAGGTACAGCAGGGGTACGAGTGCGGCATCAGCATCGAGAACTTCAACGATCTCAAAACCGGGGACATCATCGAGGCCTATACCCTCGACAAGGTCGCGGCTAAACTCTGA
- the mutS gene encoding DNA mismatch repair protein MutS, whose protein sequence is MSDADLTPLMRQYREIKRGYRDAILFFRVGDFYEMFYEDAEEASRLLSIALTSRDRASANPVPLCGVPYHAATGYIAKLLKAGRTVALCDQVEDPKLAKGLVRREVVRLYTPGTLIDTELLPPTESNFLAAVATPSRRSAQAAASSFGLAALDLSTGEFWAMEFHGDRAAAILIDELSRLEPKELLYPEEPPSDVATWVGRLKGPRLCAQPPARFDLQEARRLLQHQFGVCSLEGFGCASMTLGIQAAGAALRYLRETQPSACLEHIRRLQVRRVGQDMHLDSVTVQNLELVRPMTGGERRGETTLLAVLDRTVTAMGSRLMRDWILKPLLSCDAIDARLDAVAELKDAFQARVAVRAALRSVQDLSRLSSRISLGAAGPRELLALKQSVAALPELRRHLSRLSAPLIRDLVRSWDDAGDLHDLIEREIQPDAPVMWRDGGIFKDGVHPQVDELRKAGKEGKTWIAGLEAQERRRTGIDSLKVRYNQVFGYYIEVTKANLSRVPDSYIRKQTLVNAERFMTPELKELEERVTGAESKVKALEQELFERLRAQLARETPRLQAIAAALALVDVLAALAETAALNRYVRPIVDEGETIRIVEGRHPVVERLEIDGGFVPNDTLLDLETNRLLILTGPNMAGKSTYLRQVALIVLMAQMGSFVPATEAKIGVVDRIFTRVGASDNLAGGQSTFMVEMIETANILNSATRRSLILLDEIGRGTSTYDGLSIAWAVAEYIHDRRRLGARTLFATHYHEMTQLTNQREGVRNYRVDVQERDGDVLFLRKIVAGGADRSYGIHVAKLAGLPSDVIDRAREVLAQLERPTATAVGTSPDPDASSETGRLPRPHPLIEEVRQMDLFSMTPLDALNRLADLQRRLQEKTE, encoded by the coding sequence ATGAGTGACGCCGACCTGACCCCGCTCATGCGGCAATATCGAGAAATCAAACGCGGCTACCGCGATGCGATTCTGTTCTTCCGCGTCGGTGACTTCTATGAAATGTTTTACGAGGACGCGGAGGAGGCCTCGCGGCTGTTGTCGATCGCGTTGACGTCCAGGGACAGAGCCAGCGCCAATCCGGTCCCGCTCTGCGGGGTGCCTTACCATGCCGCGACCGGCTATATCGCCAAGCTTCTGAAGGCGGGACGGACGGTCGCCCTCTGCGACCAGGTGGAAGACCCCAAGCTTGCCAAAGGTCTCGTGCGACGCGAGGTGGTGCGCCTGTATACGCCGGGCACGCTGATCGATACGGAACTCCTGCCGCCTACCGAGTCCAATTTTCTCGCGGCGGTTGCGACCCCGTCACGCCGCTCCGCGCAGGCCGCCGCCTCCTCGTTCGGCCTCGCCGCGCTCGATCTCTCGACCGGGGAATTCTGGGCGATGGAGTTCCACGGCGATCGGGCCGCCGCGATCCTGATCGATGAACTCTCGCGCTTGGAGCCGAAGGAGTTGCTGTATCCCGAAGAGCCTCCGTCGGACGTGGCAACATGGGTGGGGCGACTCAAGGGACCGCGCCTGTGCGCCCAGCCCCCCGCCCGCTTTGACCTGCAAGAGGCCCGGCGGCTGCTCCAGCACCAATTCGGCGTCTGTTCGTTGGAGGGATTCGGGTGCGCGTCCATGACACTGGGGATTCAGGCCGCCGGCGCCGCGTTGCGCTACCTGCGCGAGACCCAACCGTCGGCATGTCTGGAACACATCCGTCGCCTCCAGGTGCGCCGGGTCGGCCAGGACATGCACCTAGACAGCGTGACCGTTCAGAACCTCGAGCTGGTTCGGCCGATGACCGGAGGAGAGCGGCGCGGAGAGACGACGCTGCTTGCGGTTCTGGATCGGACCGTCACGGCGATGGGCAGCCGCTTGATGCGGGACTGGATTCTGAAGCCGTTGCTCTCGTGCGACGCGATCGACGCCCGGCTGGACGCGGTCGCCGAACTGAAGGACGCCTTCCAGGCCCGCGTCGCCGTCCGGGCCGCCCTACGAAGCGTGCAAGACCTCAGCCGCCTCAGCAGCAGGATCTCACTCGGCGCGGCGGGCCCCCGAGAGTTGTTGGCTCTGAAGCAGTCCGTCGCGGCGCTGCCCGAACTCCGTCGGCATCTGTCCCGGCTCTCGGCTCCGCTCATCCGCGATCTCGTCCGCTCGTGGGACGACGCCGGCGATCTGCACGACCTGATCGAGCGCGAGATTCAGCCCGATGCGCCGGTCATGTGGCGCGACGGCGGCATCTTCAAGGACGGCGTTCACCCCCAGGTCGACGAGCTGCGCAAGGCCGGCAAGGAAGGGAAAACCTGGATCGCCGGATTGGAGGCGCAGGAGCGCCGACGCACCGGCATCGACTCGCTCAAGGTCCGCTACAACCAGGTCTTCGGCTATTACATCGAAGTCACGAAGGCCAATCTCTCGCGCGTGCCCGATTCCTATATCCGCAAGCAGACATTGGTGAACGCCGAACGCTTCATGACGCCCGAGCTGAAGGAGTTGGAGGAGCGGGTTACCGGCGCGGAGAGCAAGGTCAAAGCCCTCGAGCAGGAACTCTTCGAGCGCCTTCGGGCGCAGTTGGCCCGTGAGACACCCCGCCTGCAGGCCATCGCCGCCGCGCTCGCGCTGGTCGACGTGCTGGCCGCCCTCGCGGAGACCGCCGCGCTCAACCGCTACGTCCGCCCGATCGTCGATGAGGGAGAAACGATTCGCATCGTCGAGGGGCGCCATCCGGTCGTGGAACGGCTGGAGATCGACGGCGGGTTCGTGCCGAACGACACGCTGCTCGATCTGGAGACCAATCGGCTCCTGATCCTCACCGGCCCGAACATGGCCGGCAAGAGCACCTACCTGCGGCAGGTGGCGTTGATCGTGCTGATGGCGCAAATGGGCAGCTTTGTGCCGGCCACGGAGGCGAAGATCGGCGTGGTCGATCGCATCTTTACGCGCGTCGGCGCTTCGGACAATCTGGCCGGAGGACAGAGCACGTTCATGGTGGAAATGATCGAGACCGCCAATATTCTCAATTCCGCGACCCGCCGCAGCCTGATCCTGTTGGACGAGATCGGACGCGGCACCAGCACCTATGACGGGCTCAGTATCGCCTGGGCCGTCGCCGAATACATCCATGACCGGCGTCGACTCGGCGCGAGGACCTTGTTCGCCACGCATTATCACGAGATGACGCAACTCACGAATCAGCGAGAGGGGGTCAGGAACTACCGCGTGGACGTACAGGAACGGGATGGAGACGTGCTCTTCTTGCGCAAGATCGTGGCCGGCGGGGCGGACCGCAGCTACGGCATCCACGTCGCCAAGCTGGCGGGACTTCCTTCGGATGTGATCGACCGAGCCCGGGAAGTCCTGGCGCAACTGGAACGGCCGACGGCGACCGCCGTCGGCACGAGCCCCGACCCCGACGCCTCGTCGGAGACAGGACGCCTGCCCCGGCCGCATCCTCTTATCGAGGAAGTCCGACAGATGGATCTGTTTTCAATGACCCCGTTGGACGCCTTGAACCGCCTGGCCGATCTGCAGCGACGGCTTCAGGAGAAAACGGAGTAG
- a CDS encoding pitrilysin family protein produces MYRKLVLDNGLRVVAERIPTLKSVTIGIWVNVGSRDERKGEEGLSHFIEHMFFKGTRRRSATQISREIDALGGEMNAFTGRETTTFYVKVQDQQVEPALELLADLFHHSRFDSREVQKEKQVVLEEIRMVQDDPEDLVQDLHTKQALARHPLGRPILGHAATIKALRRQNLLTYTRRHYDPRHTIIAVAGNFETKTVEPLLARFFGRFKATGFPQPDRWPPEIKGGVIVRRKPLEQVHLCLGLKGVPAGHKDRYAAHALNGILGGSVSSRLFQQIREKRGLAYSIYSYLSTFSDAGTLTVYAATRPKEAPRVIELVCRELSRLRSSGVGKKELDRAKNQMKGGLMLSLESSHSRMSKLAKDELYLGHHTSLADMLVEIDRVSEEQVHRLSCELFDPRSLSITALGPISRNAIQPSLL; encoded by the coding sequence GTGTACAGAAAGCTCGTGTTGGACAACGGTCTTCGTGTGGTCGCCGAGCGGATTCCGACCCTGAAATCGGTCACCATCGGGATTTGGGTCAATGTCGGCTCACGCGATGAGCGGAAGGGCGAGGAGGGGCTCTCCCACTTCATCGAGCATATGTTTTTCAAAGGCACCCGGCGACGTTCGGCGACGCAGATCTCACGGGAGATCGACGCGCTCGGCGGAGAGATGAACGCCTTTACCGGCCGGGAGACCACGACGTTTTACGTCAAGGTGCAGGACCAGCAGGTCGAGCCGGCTCTTGAATTGCTCGCGGACCTGTTTCATCACTCCCGCTTCGATTCCAGAGAAGTTCAAAAAGAAAAACAGGTGGTCCTCGAAGAGATCCGGATGGTGCAGGACGACCCCGAGGATCTTGTGCAGGACCTCCATACCAAACAGGCCCTGGCCCGCCATCCGCTCGGGCGTCCGATCTTGGGACATGCGGCCACGATCAAGGCGCTGCGACGGCAGAACCTGCTGACCTACACGCGGCGACACTATGATCCGCGGCACACGATCATCGCGGTGGCTGGAAATTTTGAGACCAAGACAGTCGAGCCGTTGCTGGCCCGCTTCTTCGGCAGATTCAAAGCGACCGGCTTTCCGCAGCCCGACCGATGGCCGCCGGAAATCAAAGGCGGCGTGATCGTTCGGCGGAAACCGTTGGAACAAGTTCATCTCTGTCTCGGGCTCAAGGGGGTGCCGGCCGGGCATAAGGATCGGTATGCGGCCCATGCGTTGAACGGGATCTTGGGCGGCAGCGTGAGTTCGCGACTGTTTCAGCAAATCAGGGAAAAGCGGGGTCTGGCTTATTCTATCTATTCCTACCTCTCGACCTTTTCCGATGCGGGGACCCTCACCGTGTACGCAGCGACGAGACCCAAAGAAGCGCCGCGCGTGATCGAGTTGGTCTGCCGCGAGCTGAGTCGTCTGCGGTCTTCCGGCGTGGGGAAAAAGGAACTCGATCGGGCCAAAAACCAGATGAAAGGCGGTCTGATGTTGAGCCTGGAGAGTTCGCACAGTCGGATGAGCAAGCTGGCCAAGGATGAGCTCTATCTGGGCCACCACACGTCCCTCGCCGATATGCTGGTCGAAATCGATCGGGTTTCCGAAGAACAAGTGCACCGCTTGAGTTGTGAATTGTTCGATCCCCGCAGTCTCTCCATCACCGCATTGGGACCTATTTCCAGGAATGCGATCCAGCCGTCTCTTCTCTAA
- the truB gene encoding tRNA pseudouridine(55) synthase TruB, translating to MAHGAQTSRTCEVGDGVLNVNKPAGWTSHDVVAKVRTLLRESKVGHAGTLDPAATGVLPLLIGRGTRIAEYLLDWDKEYRAVLRLGATTDTQDATGATLTTHSLEGLTEKRIHEAVARFQGRLKQIPPMYSAVKVGGVPLYRAARAGRIVEREPREVTVYEIEVLDVRVPDVSLRVRCSKGTYVRTLCVDIGDALGVGGHLLALERRRVGPLVLEQAVTVEDIGRQHVTGRLAESLLLLDEVLRTMPAVIVDQRTAQRVVHGAPVPLRAIMEWDSPAGEPGRRGPVRIKDQAGRLLAIGAWPGGVEAIGESDGLAEAAVAVEKVLVEV from the coding sequence ATGGCGCACGGTGCCCAGACATCTCGAACCTGTGAAGTCGGCGACGGCGTTTTGAACGTGAACAAGCCGGCCGGGTGGACCTCGCACGATGTGGTGGCCAAGGTGAGGACTTTGTTACGGGAGAGTAAAGTCGGCCACGCCGGCACCTTGGACCCGGCGGCGACGGGGGTATTGCCCCTGCTGATCGGGCGTGGGACGAGGATCGCCGAATATCTGCTGGATTGGGACAAAGAATATCGGGCGGTGCTGCGGCTGGGAGCGACGACGGATACCCAGGATGCGACCGGCGCCACGTTGACGACGCATTCCTTGGAAGGATTGACCGAGAAGCGAATCCATGAGGCGGTGGCGCGCTTTCAGGGACGTCTGAAGCAAATCCCGCCCATGTATTCGGCCGTGAAAGTCGGGGGCGTTCCGCTGTATCGGGCGGCGCGAGCGGGCAGGATCGTGGAGCGCGAACCGCGGGAAGTGACCGTCTATGAAATCGAGGTGTTGGACGTCCGTGTGCCCGACGTGTCGTTGCGCGTGCGGTGTTCCAAAGGTACATACGTGCGGACGTTGTGCGTCGATATCGGCGATGCGCTCGGGGTGGGAGGACATTTGCTGGCCTTGGAACGTCGGCGTGTGGGACCGCTCGTCTTGGAGCAAGCGGTCACGGTGGAGGACATCGGCCGTCAGCATGTGACGGGACGGCTGGCCGAGTCTCTGCTGTTGCTGGACGAGGTGCTCCGAACGATGCCCGCAGTCATCGTGGATCAGCGCACGGCACAGAGAGTCGTTCACGGGGCGCCGGTTCCGTTGCGGGCGATTATGGAATGGGATTCTCCGGCCGGGGAGCCCGGCCGGCGTGGGCCGGTCCGGATCAAGGATCAAGCCGGGCGGTTGCTCGCAATCGGCGCGTGGCCGGGCGGAGTTGAGGCAATCGGCGAGTCCGACGGCCTGGCGGAAGCCGCGGTGGCGGTCGAGAAAGTGTTGGTCGAGGTTTAA
- the rpsO gene encoding 30S ribosomal protein S15 — protein MALLKETKTELIRQYRRHEADSGSPEVQIAILTNRIGYLTEHFKLHKKDHHSRRGLLNLVGRRRRLLDYLRRVDDARYRAVLERLGIRK, from the coding sequence ATGGCGTTGCTTAAGGAAACGAAGACAGAGTTGATTCGGCAGTATCGGCGGCACGAAGCGGACAGCGGCTCGCCGGAAGTGCAGATCGCCATCCTGACGAACCGCATCGGCTACCTGACGGAGCATTTCAAGTTGCATAAGAAGGACCATCACTCGCGGCGGGGGTTGCTCAACTTGGTCGGCCGGCGACGGCGGCTGTTGGACTATCTGCGCCGCGTCGATGACGCCCGCTATCGGGCGGTTCTGGAGCGACTGGGAATCCGGAAGTAA
- a CDS encoding DUF503 domain-containing protein translates to MIVGLCTVELFIPDGHSLKAKRQILVSLKDRLHGKFNVSVAEVGEQELWQKAILGIACVSNERTHVNRVLDQALNVIRGVPAIQVVRSQIELL, encoded by the coding sequence ATGATCGTCGGGCTGTGCACAGTCGAGCTGTTCATTCCGGACGGCCACTCTCTGAAAGCCAAGCGGCAAATTCTGGTGAGTCTCAAGGACCGGCTGCACGGCAAGTTTAACGTCTCCGTCGCGGAAGTGGGCGAGCAGGAATTGTGGCAAAAAGCGATCCTCGGCATCGCCTGCGTTTCGAACGAGCGGACCCATGTCAACCGGGTTCTGGATCAGGCCCTGAACGTCATTCGCGGCGTACCGGCCATTCAGGTCGTGCGTTCCCAGATCGAGCTGTTATGA